TCAGTGTGTGAAACTTGTTCCTGGCGTGCATATGGCGTTTGCGAAGAAGGAGTTCAAGAGATGATTGATGGAAAAGGTTTAAGGGAAGTGAAATAGGAAATGGGAGTTCAACCCGTTTTGTCGGATTATGGGAGACTTAACGAATTAGGAAGCCTATTCGTAGGTTGAGTAGGCTTCCTAATTGTTGCTGCTGATTGTGACGCAACCAACAGGTAATGGGACGCAACCGGCAAGTATTTGGCCACAACCGGCAAGTATTTGGCCACAACCAGCAAGTATTGTGGCGCAACCAGCAAGTATTGGGCCACAACCAGCAAGTATTGGGCCGCAACCGGCAAGTATTTGGCCACAACCAGCAAGTATTGGGCCGCAACCGGCAAGTATTGGGCCGCAACCGGCAAGTATTGGGCCGCAACCGGCAAGTATTGGGCCGCAACCAGCAAGTATTGGACCGCAACCAGCAAGTATTGGGCCGCAACCGAAAAGAATTGATTATCTCCTCTATAAATCTAATTCATAATGATAGAACTGTTCATCACGTTTGTATCCATTTCTCACATACAATCTTTGTGCCGATAGGTTATCAGGCGCTGTGCTAAGGCTTATGCTTTTGGCCCCCGTTTGTACGGCAAATTCCCTCGCCCTCTGTAAAAGCATTTCTCCAACGCCTCGTTTTCTTGCTATTTCATCAACATATAGATCATTTAATATCCAAGCTTTTTTCATAGAGATCGAAGAAAAAGTCGGATACAGTTGAGTAAATCCCACATACTTCTGTCCATCTCTCACAACAAATATGACAGAATCTTTTCTTTCTATACGTTCTCTTATGTATGTTCTTGCACCATCTATATCTGATTTTTGTTCATAAAAAATACGATATAAGTTAAATAAGTTTGCTACTCCATCTAAATCATCGATAGTAGCTTGGTAGATTTCCATTTATATTCCCCCCGTCTCACTTAGTTAGTTATGTCATTTGGAATCAAGTGTACATTTTACATTGTAATGAAACCATCTAACCTCTTGCAATCAATATCTTTACCATTTCAGCCAATCTTAAAAGTTTATGTCCGTTGCCAATAAAAATAGGGATGCAATCATGGTTCGATCGGCATCCCGGAATTTTACATTATTTATCTAACGCACTCTTCAAATCTTCCCAAATATCTTCCCATGATTCTAGCCCTACAGAAAGTCGTAGCAATGTATCAGAAATACCCATTTTCGCACGCTCTTCAGGTGGAACAACTGCATGGGTCATCGTAGCTGGATGTTGAATGAGGGTCTCGGCATCCCCGAGACTTACAGCGATTTTTATTAACCGGCACCTATTTAAAAAGGCTTGGGCTTCTTCCTTCGTTCCCTCAATCTCAAAACTAATCATCCCGCCTGGTTTTTTCATTTGTCTTTTGGCTAGTTCATATTGCTCGAAGTCTTCATCACCGGGGTAAAATACTTTCTTTACCTTTGGATGCGCTTTTAATAGAGGATATAGCTTCTGAGCATTTTCAACATGGCGGTCCACTCGAACAGATAATGTTTTGAGTCCGCGGACTAAAAGCCAGGCATCAAACGGACTCATCACGCCACCAATGTCCTTTAGTGTGGTCATCGCCATTTCTTGTAGTGGCTCTTTTTTTCCGACGACAATTCCAGCAATAACATCTCCGTGTCCACCGATATATTTAGTTGCACTGTGGATGACGTAATCACAGCCGAGTGCAACTGGTTGCTGCAAATACGGTGAGCAGAACGTATTGTCCACCACAACTGGAATGTTCTTTTCTTTTGCCACTTTTACAACCATCTCTAAGTCTACAAGCTTCATAGTTGGATTGATAGGGGATTCGATATAAATGCATGTCGTGTTGTCTTTAATATGGCGTCGTACCGTTTCCTCGTCTGTGAAGGAGATGAGGTTATGTTCTATGTTATGCTTCTCTTCCATAAGTTGAAGCAGTCCGAACGTACAACCATAGATTCCTTCTGAGCATAGGATGTGATCACCCGTTTTTGTTAAGTAGAAAAGTGTGGCGGATACCGCGGCCATTCCGGAACCGAATGCAAGAGCAGCCTCCCCTTGTTCGAGGACAGCCATTTTCTCCTCTAGGACTTTTACAGTTGGATTTCCAAGTCTTGTATAAATATAGCCTTCACTCTCTCCAGCAAACCGTCTCTCGCCCTCTTCAGCAGTTGGAAATGTGAAAGTAGATGTTTGGAAAAGCGGTGGCACCAAGCTCCCCTGGTGTTTTAAAGAATCATACCCACTGTGAATCGCTAGCGTTTCAAACTTTTTTTGCTGATCCATTGTTACGACCTCCATTAAATTAACAATCTCTCATTCTATGATATGATAAATTGGCGGAAAATGAAAGCGGTTACAAAAGGTTAGTTTAGTTAGTGGATGGGCGGAATTGTGGATTCGCGCGCAAGATGGGGGAGTTCGCGCGTATTTTGCGAAGTTCGCGCGAAAGGTGAAGGTGTTCGCGCGCAAATTAAAGAATTCGCGCGCAAGTGGAAATTTCTACCCGAACCCTGCAGGATTTCCATCACCTAATCTAGAAAACTATCCAAAACCACAAAAAGGAGAACCCTTATGTTTTTAAAACCACGCGAAATCCCTATCCAACTCCAAAAAGAAGACGCTCTATTACGCTTACTCCCAAAATCCCACCCGAAATATGATGACATAAAAAAAAGTACTCAAAAAGGATGGGCCGGTTACCGAGGTGAAAAAGAATTAGATTACCAGCTTTCCTTTTTACCTGCAAACCAGTACTATATTATTCCTCACATTAGAATTCCTATAGACAGCCAGTTTTTTCAAATTGATACCCTTATCCTTTGTTCCAACTTCGCACTCCTCATTGAATCTAAGAATATCTACGGTACGCTCCATTTTGATTATGCATCTCAACAAGTTACCCGAACTTACAAAGATCAAACAGAAGGTTTTTCGAATCCTATTCAACAAGTGAAACGACAAAAATTCCAATTCCAGCGCTGGCTTAACACACACTTCAAAAAAATCATTCCCTGCCACCACCTCGTTTCCATCGGCTTCCCTAAAACCATTGTCAAAGCACCAAATTCCGTTTATCAACACGTCCTCCATGCAGAACACATTCCTGAAAAAATTGCGGCTCTTCATAAACTTGATTCTTCACAAAATTTAACTACTTACATGATTAAGAAAATCTCCAACTTGTTAATAGAACACAATACTCCCCTAGAATTTGATGTCATTGAATATTATAAAATTCAAAAAAACGAGCTACTTACTGGAATTCTTTGCCCTCAGTGTGCACGTTACCACCTTAGACGCGCTCATTCATTCTGGGAGTGCCCGAGCTGCGATTTTAAATCTCATGAAATCCATGTTCCTAAAATCAACGACTTCCTCACCATTTTTGGACAGATATCCATCCAAGAGTGCCATTCACTAATGGGTTTATCGTCCCGTCATACTGCAAGGAGAATCCTCCAATCTATGAACCTAACCATGATAAATAAAGGAAGATCCACTATATACAAAAAACCCGTCACAGATGCTCAACATCCATAACGGGCCACACTACAAATCTATTTGGAACTCAACTCAGGCACTGCCTTTACCCCAATATCCTTCCGATAAAAAATGCCAGATCCTTCAAGTTTATCAAGTTCAGCGTATACTTTTACACGAGCATCCGAAACCGACGCAGCCTTCGCACCCACTAACAACACGCGGCCACCATCTGTTACAAACTGACCCTCTGCATCCAGCTTGGTCCCGGCATGAAACACATCGGCTTCCATCTTTTCTAAACCAACCAAAGGAACTCCCTTCGCGTAGCTTTCCGGATATCCTTCAGACGCCACTACAACACCGACCATTACAGAAGGATCCCATTCGATCGCTGGCGTTTCTCCTCGCAACACAGCAAGCATCCCTTCGGCTAAGTCAGATTTCATACGAGGTAAAATCACCTGAGTCTCAGGGTCTCCAAAACGAGCATTGAACTCAATTACCTTTGGACCTTCCGAAGTTAAAATTAACCCCGCATACAAAATGCCACAAAAGCTACGACCTTCTTTCACTAAAGCACGAGCGGTAGGCTTCAATATTGTCTCTACCGCCTCACTCACAACATCTGCTCCAATATGAGGAACTGGGGAATAAGCGCCCATTCCTCCAGTGTTTGGGCCTTGGTCTCCGTCAAAAGCGCGTTTGTGATCTTGCGCGATTTCAAGTGGCACGACATTTTCACCGTTCACAAAAGCCATCAGCGAAAATTCTTCCCCGCTTAAAAATTCCTCTACAACCACACGGGAAGAAGCCTCACCAAATTTTTCATCCACCATCATGTCTTCTAAACTTTCCAGCGCCTCTTCTAATGTGAGGGCAACCGTCACACCTTTTCCGGCAGCCAGTCCATCTGCCTTAATGACAATCGGTGCACCTTTTTCCATTACATAATCCCGAGCGGCCACAAACTCATGAAACACTTCGAATTCACCAGTCGGAATCCCGTATTTTTTCATCAAGTCCTTCGCAAAAGATTTACTTCCTTCAATGATTGCAGCATCCTGCCTCGGTCCGAACACAGCTAATCCTGCTTCCTCAAATCGATCCACGATTCCCTCTAACAATGGCACCTCAGGACCTACGACCGTCAAGCCAACTTTATTCTCTTTCGCAAACTGTATTAAGGCATCATGCTCGTTCTCACTAAGCGTAACCCGAACGGCCACATCTTCCATTCCAGCATTACCAGGAGCGACAAAAACCTTCGCACTCTCAGCTAGCTTTTTACACAAAGCATGCTCTCTTCCACCACGGCCAATCACCAGTACGTTCATTTTATCCACTCCTACTTATTAATGTTTAAAATGTCTTACGCCGGTTAAGACCATGGCGATTCCATACTCATCGGCTTTTTTGATGGAGTCATCATCACGAATGGAACCACCAGGTTGGATAATCGCTGTGATTCCCGCTTTAGCAGCAGCTTCTACGGTATCATCCATTGGGAAGAACGCATCGGATGCAAGGACGGCACCTTCTGCACGAGCTCCCGCTTGTTCTAATGCAATCTTTGCTGCACCTACACGATTCATTTGGCCAGCACC
The DNA window shown above is from Bacillus carboniphilus and carries:
- a CDS encoding GNAT family N-acetyltransferase, producing MEIYQATIDDLDGVANLFNLYRIFYEQKSDIDGARTYIRERIERKDSVIFVVRDGQKYVGFTQLYPTFSSISMKKAWILNDLYVDEIARKRGVGEMLLQRAREFAVQTGAKSISLSTAPDNLSAQRLYVRNGYKRDEQFYHYELDL
- the megL gene encoding methionine gamma-lyase, with translation MDQQKKFETLAIHSGYDSLKHQGSLVPPLFQTSTFTFPTAEEGERRFAGESEGYIYTRLGNPTVKVLEEKMAVLEQGEAALAFGSGMAAVSATLFYLTKTGDHILCSEGIYGCTFGLLQLMEEKHNIEHNLISFTDEETVRRHIKDNTTCIYIESPINPTMKLVDLEMVVKVAKEKNIPVVVDNTFCSPYLQQPVALGCDYVIHSATKYIGGHGDVIAGIVVGKKEPLQEMAMTTLKDIGGVMSPFDAWLLVRGLKTLSVRVDRHVENAQKLYPLLKAHPKVKKVFYPGDEDFEQYELAKRQMKKPGGMISFEIEGTKEEAQAFLNRCRLIKIAVSLGDAETLIQHPATMTHAVVPPEERAKMGISDTLLRLSVGLESWEDIWEDLKSALDK
- the purD gene encoding phosphoribosylamine--glycine ligase, producing MNVLVIGRGGREHALCKKLAESAKVFVAPGNAGMEDVAVRVTLSENEHDALIQFAKENKVGLTVVGPEVPLLEGIVDRFEEAGLAVFGPRQDAAIIEGSKSFAKDLMKKYGIPTGEFEVFHEFVAARDYVMEKGAPIVIKADGLAAGKGVTVALTLEEALESLEDMMVDEKFGEASSRVVVEEFLSGEEFSLMAFVNGENVVPLEIAQDHKRAFDGDQGPNTGGMGAYSPVPHIGADVVSEAVETILKPTARALVKEGRSFCGILYAGLILTSEGPKVIEFNARFGDPETQVILPRMKSDLAEGMLAVLRGETPAIEWDPSVMVGVVVASEGYPESYAKGVPLVGLEKMEADVFHAGTKLDAEGQFVTDGGRVLLVGAKAASVSDARVKVYAELDKLEGSGIFYRKDIGVKAVPELSSK
- a CDS encoding nuclease-related domain-containing protein, coding for MFLKPREIPIQLQKEDALLRLLPKSHPKYDDIKKSTQKGWAGYRGEKELDYQLSFLPANQYYIIPHIRIPIDSQFFQIDTLILCSNFALLIESKNIYGTLHFDYASQQVTRTYKDQTEGFSNPIQQVKRQKFQFQRWLNTHFKKIIPCHHLVSIGFPKTIVKAPNSVYQHVLHAEHIPEKIAALHKLDSSQNLTTYMIKKISNLLIEHNTPLEFDVIEYYKIQKNELLTGILCPQCARYHLRRAHSFWECPSCDFKSHEIHVPKINDFLTIFGQISIQECHSLMGLSSRHTARRILQSMNLTMINKGRSTIYKKPVTDAQHP